The genomic DNA tttatttcttgtaaGAGTCTCTCCAAGGGAAGCAAGAAAACCTCTCCCAAGCCGTTATCTTCCATAACAAGGTCACATTTCTGGTGGAATGAGCCATATCTCATATTGTGTCTGCAGAGAATGGCAGCTCCCACCAGTATTCCAATGTATCTGGCACCAGAGTGGGCACTAGGGAAACAAACAGGAGAATGGAGGGTTATGCTGGGGGTTCTGGTACAGGATAATGGACGTTTGTGCTGGGGGTTCTGGTATAGGAAAATGTACGGTTGTGCTGGGGGTTTCGGTACAGGATAATGGATGGTTATGCTGTGGGTAACGTAATGTcaagagaaccagcactcccatatgtaagatattctcatttatttctgttgcatcaatgtccaacgtttcggtcccataGGGTGGACTCGGAGATGCTGGTGGAGGAGGGCTACTCTGTGGTCAGTGTTGATGCCAGTGATAAAATGTTGAAATACGCCTTAAAGACACGGTGGAGCCGTCGGAAGGAGCCAGCATTTGATAAATGGGGTGAGAAAATGAGACCAACTTTTCTGTTTGGGAAGAAGGAAGCACAGGGGTAGAACAATATTGTAGCTAAACAAAATTCAGTGGGCAAATCATTAGAGACACCATGAGCCGTACATGCCCAGGAGGGCACCTCCTACCAATGCAAGGTCCAACTATGATCTGAGCCAAGACCCTGGCAGACAGATAATTAATCAGTACGCTGGTCATGGTCAAAGCAGGCATCAAGCACAAGAGTTATCAGTACACAAGTCTGGGTCAGCAGCAGAGAACAAGGGAAATTCAGAGGCAAATCAAGGGACAAACAAACAGGCAACAGTCCTCAGGAATAAGGGTGTTTGCACCAACGTTCCTGCCCACAAGCACATGTACCAATGTAGGAAACAGCAGGACATTACCAAAGGGTGTGTAGTCCCACTACAACCATATGTGCTAggatagtaatatatatatatatatcacacacacagagTATGTGATGGTAGCGATACCTGCTACTCATTTATATAGCAATTACTTTGTTCCATAAAACAGATGACATCATGGCAGCTGAGAGTATATTCAGTTGGCcgttattttttgtggttattcGTGCATTGCCCTTATTGTTGCCATTGTTATATGACAGTACTGCAGGCCGTTATCAGGTcactatatttattttcacacacactagtgatgtgcaggccggcctgaTACCAGCGGGACCCGTGGGTTTAACCGTGGGTCGGGCGATTTGGAGCCGACCTCGCTGTTCCTCTTGCGGGTCGTGGGCAGGTTCATGTTGTGCTGTTCTACCTCCTCTCCCCACCCACAACCTTAGACTGCGGCTTCCGACTCCCTTTTTCATAGACTCTcatctgccctgccccttttgtcaTGTCATCGGCGGGTGAAGGTCGGGTGGGTGCGGTtgcgggtcaagaaaaactctacCTGCTCATCACTACAACACACGCACAGACTAATttcccagtctcctcccactattgtttattgctatgcagcactgttaacattagagggcgccctctatagcaggccagagaGTATCCAATGCACTAGGATTTTGACACGTGGAGCAGAGTTTGCAGCTTTACAccctctttaataaatattacaacCAAAGCCTTCCCATGTGTGTGTGGGGCAAGATCTTACAAAAGTTACTCATGAAATTTACAATTTAGAGACTCAGTTTATATCATAGCAGTTCTCTTCGCTGCATCAGATACTTCATAccaacatagggttgccaccttttaactctgggcagggggcggggctgtgatgtaATGGGGCGGGCCTGTGGTAAAGTTGTGACGCCAGGGGCAGGGAGATGACGTGACGATTGCCAGATCACCGCGTCAATCATAGGGAAAGTCTTCCTAACTTGGGAAACCAggtaggcagttttgacccggacagcccttcaaaaaaccgcaCTGTCTAGGTCAAAACTGGACAAGTGGCAACTCTATACCAACAACAACCCAACCTTTACCTCCTCTCCATTCCCTCATACCCCTCACATACCCAGTACTTACCTAAACTACCTTCACTGATGCTCCTCACATACCCAGTACTTACCTACACTACGATCCCTCATACCCCTCACACACCCAACATTTCCCTGCTCTAAATTACCTTGTACTTCTCACATACCTGAACCTTAACCTGCTCTCCATTTCCTCATATTATTTGCACATCTGGCAATAATTCAATATTGTTACTGTTTTAAACTAAACAGAAACCAAATGTACCAAGGTGAACCGGGGTGGGCGGGTTGTATTTCTATAATATTTTACTCTGCTCGTTCCCTCAGTGATTGAAGAAGGGAACTGGCTTTCTCTAGACCAAGACGTGCCGCGACCTGTAGTGGGATTTGATGCTGTCATTTGCTTGGGAAATTCATTTGCTCATCTTCCTGATTTCAAAGGTAACCCCAGAATAATTGAATACTCTGTTACTTTAATACCCCCAATCATTGCACAAAAGGCAATAGATATAGAGTACCCAGCAACTATACAGAGAACTGAATGAAACTGGTTCAAGCAGGACTAGAGTGGCATCTGAGGAGCTTTGACTTGCATTGTACATTTGAAGGAGAAGAAAGACTTTGGGCGGTTGGGAAATGTCTTCAGGGAGTATCTGTGGAGGCTTAAAGAAGGTTAAAGTTGGACGACGTTTGCTGGGGGAGAAGAAATTGCTCATTGTATTGGAGATGTGTCATACGGCAGGAGAGAAATTGGGCTGAATATAGTAGAAAGGCTTAGTATCTTTGGTTATTTGGAGAGGAGATGTCTTGAACTAAATTGGATGATAGAGTTGAGTTACAGTTGAGTTGAGGTTAAATAATATTGTCCTACAGAAGGAGAAGGGTTAAGTTGCATTGCAGATGGGTCTAAAGGGAGAATATCATTGAGGTTGCTTTGGAGGTGAGCTCTTGGGACGAAGAGACATTACGCAGCCTTGCAAGAGTGTCCTACACATTTAGAAAGGTAGTTTAAACTGCATAAGATGGAGAACAAAAAGGCCTCATGAGAACAATGAATAGCAGCGTGTTAAGGTAATTGGAAATTTAACTAGGAAGGCAAATGATTGGTTTAGAAGAAGGAGAGTAGGATTGCAGGTTAGCCAATGCATGAGAAGAACAGGCTGGAGGCTCACTCATTAGAAGATGAATCTACAGACAATCATTAGATTTTGGTGAAAGGCCACAGGCACTTTATTAAAGGTTAACTTCAACTGTGCAATTGATAATTTCATTATGATCATGTTATGGCCTGCTTCTGCCCCTCCCCCAGCAACAGCCCCCTTAGCTGCTGTGGATGCTGGGTATTACTGAGACTTGACCTGTCTCCATGTGTTTCTGGCTTTCCTGATAAACAGGTAGAGAAGATGATGGGAGGTTTAGGCAACAAAGTTGGATCACTGCAGGTTTTATCTACCCCAcccccacctagggttgccaccttttctggaaaaaaataccggccttcctatatatttatattttttccctattaataacattgggatcaaccatcattttttacggccaggccagtaaaaaaccagccaggtggcaaccctacccccaccctacacactcacacacagactTTTACTACATTTTGCAGGCGACCAGAGTGACCACCAGCTGGCGCTCCGTAATATCGCAGGTATGGTCCGGCCAGGAGGCATTTTAATCATTGACCATAGAAACTATGACTACATTCTTAGAACAGGCTGTGCCCCCCAgggcaaaaacatttattataaggTGAGAGCAGTTCCAGCCAATGACTATATCTGTTACTTTCCGTGAGGTCTGCCCTATCCTTATTTTCTGTCTCTACAGAGTGATCTGACTCAGGATATCAGCACTTCCGTTTTGTTTGTGAATAATAAACCTCACATGGTGACACTGGATTACACAGTACAGGTTCCTACATCAGAGGAGTCACAGCCTGAATTGCGGTACCATTACTTACACACGCTCCTATGTAACACACCTGCAAACCCCCCACATACTGTACTTGTCTGCACCTCTACTAACATAGCTACATAtcactccatggggcagatttactaaagggtgaagtgactaacgttagcgaaaatccGCGTGACGTAAGAAGGATATAGACTCGGTaattcgctccctaacgcctggcaaagttgcgctctggcaaacgaacgtaactccgcaaattcactaagatgcagatttaactgaacgttacctcttgtgccagacttgccttcaccagctcagaccaggcgaagtgcaatagagtagataggacttcctcaataaATACTTGAAAATTCTTCTAGGTCCCAAAAAACAccggcgacttttcctttttcagggtgataggctgcaaaacagcaaatttttttttattgggtaaccggcttcccccctacatttcctaacatatggcacataaactatacagtgggctcatgtgtagggcaatataacaactttattttattttattaaggttccctggacttgtgtaatgtaatgtatttgttgcaacatatacgtccattcaactttaacttcctgctgtatgtaaattaggcaacgctagcgcaacttcgcttcgcttgccgcagtaatgctagcgctacCCTGGACGTGACTttggattttattgaattagtgttgtcctggcgaatctactcctggcgaagtgttgcgatgtgaacgAAGCGgccgctagcgcaaattcggcacttagtgaatctgccctcaTGTACTATACATACCTTCCCTGTTGTTTTATATTGTACCCCCATACCCCATGTACTGTATCTTACATACCCCCCACGTAGGTACCTTAGCACTATATTGCGTGtcttataactagggatgcaccgaatccactatttgggattcggctgaatccctgaatccttggtgaaagataactccgaatactgaactgaatcctgatttgcatatgcaaattaggggaaggaaaggaaaaagtggaaaaaaatgttttgtgacaaaaagtttccctagccgcccctaatttacatatgcaaatttggttcggccattcacaaggattcggccgattccggatcctgctgaaataggctgaatcccgaactgaatactggatttggtgcatccctacttataacagTGTCATGGTaatgttttccttttgtttttttcccagcaaaTTCCGCTTGTCCTATTACCCTCACTGCCTTGATTCCTTCACTGGGCTCCTGCGTGAAGCATTTGGGGGGCAATGCGAACACAAGGTGTATGGAGACTTCATGCCATATAACCCTGGCCAGCAGAGGGCCCCCTGTTACTTCATCCATGTGGTCAAAAGAACAGCCTAATCCGGGACACATTCCTTCCTTTCCAGTAGTTTGGCCTATGACTGCGTGGGGTTATACCCATGTTTATAATGGAGGGGTCTGCTGATGTTGGGGTACAGGGGTCATTTATTCAGATCAGGTTGACTCTTATAGGGGAAATGTGTTAGGAAGTTATTGTTATTGTGGCCCCCTGTTACGGGTGGTGGGATTATGGCAATGATTTTGCTCTTCAATCTGTGAAATTGATGTTGCTTTTCTGTATGTACTGAACTTTCCCTGCTCCGAACACGGATTCTCCTTAGAAAACTGTCAGTGATGTTGCCTTATGCCATTCATTGGCTGCCGTTAATTCAAAGGGAACggctgctaataataataattagggttGCACCtgatccactatttaggatttggccgaacccctgattccttcgcaaaagattcggctgaataccgaacgtgaatcctaattggcatttgcaaattagggtgggaagggtaaaaacattttgtacttccttgttttgtgacaaaaatcacgCGAtttcctccccgtccctaatttgcatatacaaattaagattcaggtttggtttggccgggcagaaggatttgtctgaatcctgctggccaaatcctggatttggtgcatccctaataataataataagtgcatTGGGATTTGTGGAACAGACATTGGAATGAACAGTTGCTTCAGAGTAAGAATTAGATGTGCCCCAATCACCATACAACTTGCTGCTgcattgcctatgactaagtgctgggtaagcatgaaatgcgttaggctccaTGAGGGGAAATGCTAtgtattttaattagggatgcactgaatccaggattcgattcgttattcggctaggattcggctattttcagcaggatttggccgaatccttgagcctggccgaaccgaaccagaatccttaaaatcatgtgacttttcgtcacaaaacatggaagtaaaattttttttaccgcggcactatttttccctccccctctctgatttgcatatgcaaattaggattaggttcggtattcggccgaatctttcatgaaagatttggggttgtggccgaatccaaaaaagtggattcggtgcatccctaattttaatatgatacagtaaaaaaaaaacttttttatcagCATGACTATAGAgctaaaattccttttttttgcaATGTGTTACCtcagtttggtcactagaggtctctatcATGCTGTATTCCTAAAAACAttcattaatatacagtaatattaacTAATACGGATCCTgtaatccatttttttatttctttatttttgtgacaAAGTGTAACatgccaatatatttattttctgctaATTATTCAATGAAAGTTTATGGCCTTAAGTTTGAATGAGTCTGGTCAAAGGGGGAGAGGCCAAAAAGCgagacctaaaaaaaaaaatggtgggatGCTCTGGACTTTTCTAATTACccctggattttactttgataATGTGGTACCTTAATATAAGATGTAAATATTGTATGTGGCCTGTACATATGGCTTTGCATAGTGTCAGGGAATAGCCAATCCCCATCAGTATAAAACTACATGTGACTCTAGGGGATATCAGTTGCCCTCAGTCTGTATAACTCTATGTATAAGGCTACAGGGGGGCTTTGGCTATAAATGAGCTCACACACAGGCACACGTGTGGCTTGTATCAATCTGATGTCACGTATGTAACTCTTACACGCTAAACCAAAGATGTACATTTGAAATGCTGAATTTATACGTGTAATTCAAAATAAATGATTACAACAATGTCTCTGTCACCTGCATTTACATTTGATCTGACCCAATCTGCTTTTATTAGTAGATGTCAGTGAAGGCTCATAGACACAAGGATTTCTACAGAACTgggaactataaaaaaaaaaaccatgggatCTCCTAGTTCATCCTAATCAGAGAGTCCCCAGCTTGGCTTAGTCTTAGCGAGCTGGGCCCCCCCGGCCAAAAGAATCTTTAGAGGGGTCTGGCAGGCTCAAAGCTGCTCCCTTTCACTgcaaaaaatgttaaaggggaactatcacaaaaatgaaaattgaatgtaAGCTTCCTGATATTGAagtaagaaattttctaaatacaatcaattaaatattctgtattgtttctgaaataatcaagtttatgttcactattcctctctcagcatctatttctcttcattgtcttcatgcagcagttgggtgtcagatattcattgacaattagatccaatatatcttataggggggctcctttcctagctgatgaattagagctcactcaaataactgattccagtacaaacaaaatgtaacaaaataactgccttttgcacaaatcctgcatgtagagagacatgatgtctggtgattttaatagactgagctctaatacatcttctaggcaaaaggagcctccctataagatatattggatctaactgtcagtgaatatctgacacccaactgctgcatgaaaagagaatgaagagaaacagatgctgagagaggaatagtgaagataaacgtggttatttcagaaacaatacagaatatttaattgattgtatttagaaagtttcttatttcagtatgatgaagcttatattcaattttcattttcgtgatagtttccctttgaagggattctgtcatgatttttatgatgatgtttttatttctaaatgacactgtttacactgcaaataattcactgtacaatataaaatgtcattcctgaaccagcaagtgtatttagttgtaatattggtgtaagACGTGCCGGGAGATTCCGGTGTTCTCTTACCTCCTGGCGCGTCTCGGCTAAGAAGTCTGTGCTCAGGCTCGCACTTCCGGACTTTGCAAACACTTTAGCGGCATGACGTCATGAATAGGCGCTGGTTTCGAATTTTGCAACCAAATCAGCTTTAAAGgtccagtcctccattttgtgagtgcccaagctaggcttcagtttatctgtCCTGCTCAAGCATATTTCTGTGTATTCacatcctggttttgacttctacCTGATCTTTTGACTACGATTATTGCCgtctgccttgaactcttcgcctgacTCTGACTACGATTTCTCTtgatccctgccggtacctcgtttacgtTTTTTggctacgcacttccttgttggcttccgcagcagaaagcccgggacccaaaagggcatcggtgaacacctGTGCATCCAAAAGTACCGTTCACTACACAAGGTTCCTAATAACGAGATCGTTacaatcaggggcgatcctggccctccgccccctgaggcagcagcagttgctgctgccccccctcccccagaaattcactcttaaagtaccaggagcagcatttttgctgcccctggtacctagtggggcgctgccgcctgaggcggaagcctcaactcgcctcattggcgaagcacccctggttacAATTGGTGTGttggtgcatctcagctcattttgcctggtcatgtgatttcagaaagagccagcactttaggatggaactgctttctgaccgcctgttgtttctcttactcaatgtaactgaatgtgtctcagtgggacctggattttactattgagtgctgttcttagatctaccaggcagctgttatcttgtgttagggagctattatccggttaccttcccattgttctgttgttaggctgttggggggggaggggagtgacatcactccaacttgcagtacagcagtaaagagtcatgactgggggcatctgggaaattgacaatatgtctagccccatgtcagaattcaaaattgaatataataaaatctgtttgcactttttaaaaatggatttcactgcagaatcctgctggagcagcactattaactgatttattttgaaaaaaaaccacattttttcccattagtgtatccctttaaatgttagaggaagcagaccccaagtTACAGACCCCTGTTTCCTGGGCCCCCtttatagttactccactggatcCGGTCTTCCTTTGCAGATCTCAGTCCAAGAGCACCATGATGGCATAGAGATACAAACAGGACCAGTATCAGTAGCTGAGACAGATTAAAAAATTTGTTGccagtttttgcagaaaaaattccCGGGTTGGCACTGGGATACAAACAGGAAAAGCACCTTAGAATGGGACAGGAATAAAAATAGGACAGGCATCAGTCAGCCCCAGAGTTCCATGCTGGCACAGGGATACAAACAGGACAGGCACCTCCACTTTGGACAGGAATGGAAATAGGACAGGCACCAGACAGTACCAGAGTTCTATGTTGACACTGGGATACAAGTTGGACAAGTAGTACCCCAGATTGATACAGGGATACAAACAGGAGAGATCCAACTGGTCCCAGAGTTCCCATATGGGCAAAGAGATAGAAACAGCACAGGCATGAGGCACCTTCATTTGGGACAGGGGTACTAGCAGTGACTGGGAGTCCCATGTTGGCACAGGGATACAAAACAGGGCAAGTACCCAATATTGGCACAGGTATACAAATAGGACAGTTATTCAGTCAAAGTCTCCCTATGTTGGCACAGGGATATAGACAGGACAGGTCTCACTCAGTCCCCAGTGTCCCATATTGGCACAAGGATACAAACAGGACAGGTCTCACTCAATTCCTGTGTTGGCACTGGGATACAAACACGAAAAGCACCT from Xenopus laevis strain J_2021 chromosome 5S, Xenopus_laevis_v10.1, whole genome shotgun sequence includes the following:
- the LOC108717630 gene encoding glycine N-methyltransferase isoform X1, with the protein product MVDSVYRTRSLGVGAEGLPDQYADGRAARVWHLYIGDKRSRTDEYRSWILLLLQEHNCQTVLDVACGTGVDSEMLVEEGYSVVSVDASDKMLKYALKTRWSRRKEPAFDKWVIEEGNWLSLDQDVPRPVVGFDAVICLGNSFAHLPDFKGDQSDHQLALRNIAGMVRPGGILIIDHRNYDYILRTGCAPQGKNIYYKSDLTQDISTSVLFVNNKPHMVTLDYTVQVPTSEESQPELRLPKGTLLRSWLTKSRPRLLLFITGLKRPQVTVMRRKRMKRTKIAKATVRSRSPHGSEEVLARPRGDSCGWHTWRREN
- the LOC108717630 gene encoding glycine N-methyltransferase isoform X2, with amino-acid sequence MVDSVYRTRSLGVGAEGLPDQYADGRAARVWHLYIGDKRSRTDEYRSWILLLLQEHNCQTVLDVACGTGVDSEMLVEEGYSVVSVDASDKMLKYALKTRWSRRKEPAFDKWVIEEGNWLSLDQDVPRPVVGFDAVICLGNSFAHLPDFKGDQSDHQLALRNIAGMVRPGGILIIDHRNYDYILRTGCAPQGKNIYYKSDLTQDISTSVLFVNNKPHMVTLDYTVQVPTSEESQPELRKFRLSYYPHCLDSFTGLLREAFGGQCEHKVYGDFMPYNPGQQRAPCYFIHVVKRTA
- the LOC108717630 gene encoding glycine N-methyltransferase isoform X3, producing MVDSVYRTRSLGVGAEGLPDQYADGRAARVWHLYIGDKRSRTDEYRSWILLLLQEHNCQTVLDVACGTGVDSEMLVEEGYSVVSVDASDKMLKYALKTRWSRRKEPAFDKWVIEEGNWLSLDQDVPRPVVGFDAVICLGNSFAHLPDFKGDQSDHQLALRNIAGMVRPGGILIIDHRNYDYILRTGCAPQGKNIYYKSDLTQDISTSVLFVNNKPHMVTLDYTVQVPTSEESQPELRLPKGTLLRSWLTKSRPRLLLFITGLKRPQVTVMRRKRMKRTKIAKAT